From the genome of Sandaracinaceae bacterium, one region includes:
- a CDS encoding methylmalonyl-CoA mutase small subunit has protein sequence MAEEPTPIPNAFAPVSRDDWRAKVEADLRGKPVSSLSTELEPGITLQPLYMAEDLPASAVPFPGLPPFTRGGEALGKAGDGWLVCQEYDDPRMEVAGAMIKADLENGAGGVWVRMACDAGVRVLTAGDVETVLESVDLRKHAVHLESQSDVLLVASALFAVAEARGVPHGELRGGLGADPLATLAETGTLPDGYEAAARTMVELARFCSERAPGVKAVCVSSRPYADAGANATQELAYVLATSAEYLRRLIGAGLSPDAAAQQMSLSLSVSSDFFAQIAKLRAARTLFAKVTAAFGASAEAQTTTLHARTASFNKTRRDPWVNMLRATTETAAAAIGGADSVATGAFDELCGPSDGFARRVARNTHVVLRDESHLSRVADPAGGSWFIESLSDQLARAAWALFQSIEGKGGMRRALGAGLVHTALAEGSAAQRRAVATRRTAVVGVNEFPNLTEQSLARSPVSLEDVEGELGNPFGRGTPDERQDLLLRLARAARGTSEAGTLVPAAIAATLAGVDMMNLGTMLRDGFPSLHVEPLPRWHVADAWEALRDASDTTLARDGRRPRAFLAQLGPIPEHKARGTWTANLLAAGGIESAENEGFADASAALAAYDGSEVVVFVGKDERYDDAVELSDAFRKAGAKQIVVAGKVPDKQEQFRAQGVDTFLYAGADALETLSKLHAELEVAR, from the coding sequence ATGGCCGAAGAGCCCACCCCCATCCCCAACGCGTTCGCCCCTGTTTCGCGCGACGATTGGCGCGCCAAGGTCGAGGCCGACCTGCGGGGAAAGCCCGTCTCCTCTCTGAGCACCGAGCTCGAGCCGGGCATCACGCTGCAGCCCCTGTACATGGCCGAGGATCTCCCCGCGTCAGCGGTCCCGTTCCCCGGGCTTCCGCCGTTCACGCGCGGCGGGGAGGCCCTTGGCAAGGCGGGTGACGGCTGGCTGGTGTGCCAGGAGTACGATGACCCCCGCATGGAGGTCGCCGGGGCCATGATCAAGGCGGACCTCGAGAATGGCGCGGGGGGCGTGTGGGTGCGCATGGCCTGCGACGCCGGAGTGCGTGTGCTGACGGCAGGCGACGTCGAGACGGTGCTCGAGAGCGTCGACCTGCGGAAGCACGCGGTGCACCTCGAGTCGCAGAGCGACGTGTTGCTGGTGGCGTCGGCGCTGTTCGCCGTGGCCGAGGCACGTGGCGTGCCGCACGGCGAGCTGCGCGGCGGGCTGGGTGCCGACCCGCTGGCCACCCTCGCGGAGACCGGCACCCTGCCGGACGGTTACGAAGCGGCGGCCCGCACGATGGTGGAGCTGGCGCGCTTCTGCAGCGAGCGCGCGCCGGGGGTCAAGGCGGTGTGCGTGTCGAGCCGTCCCTACGCGGACGCAGGCGCCAACGCCACGCAGGAGCTGGCCTACGTGCTGGCCACGAGCGCGGAGTACCTGCGGCGACTGATCGGCGCGGGGCTCTCGCCCGACGCCGCCGCGCAGCAGATGAGCCTGTCGCTCTCTGTGTCGTCCGACTTCTTCGCGCAGATCGCCAAGCTGCGCGCCGCACGCACGCTGTTCGCGAAGGTCACCGCCGCGTTCGGCGCGAGCGCCGAGGCACAGACGACCACGCTCCATGCGCGCACCGCCTCGTTCAATAAGACGCGCCGCGACCCGTGGGTGAACATGCTGCGCGCCACCACCGAGACCGCGGCGGCCGCCATCGGGGGCGCCGACAGCGTCGCGACGGGCGCGTTCGACGAGCTGTGCGGGCCCTCGGACGGCTTCGCGCGGCGCGTGGCGCGCAACACGCACGTGGTGCTGCGCGACGAGTCGCACCTGAGCCGTGTGGCCGACCCCGCGGGAGGCAGCTGGTTCATCGAGTCGCTCAGCGACCAGCTGGCGCGCGCCGCCTGGGCCCTGTTCCAGAGCATCGAGGGCAAGGGCGGCATGCGCCGCGCCCTCGGCGCCGGCCTGGTGCACACGGCCCTGGCCGAGGGCAGCGCCGCCCAGCGCCGAGCGGTCGCCACGCGACGCACGGCCGTCGTGGGCGTCAACGAGTTCCCCAACCTCACCGAGCAGAGCCTGGCGCGCTCCCCGGTGTCGCTGGAAGACGTCGAAGGCGAGCTGGGCAACCCGTTCGGGCGCGGCACGCCCGACGAGCGCCAGGACCTGCTGCTCCGCCTCGCCCGCGCGGCCCGCGGCACCTCCGAAGCGGGCACGCTCGTGCCGGCCGCCATCGCGGCGACGCTGGCCGGGGTCGACATGATGAACCTCGGCACCATGCTGCGCGACGGCTTCCCCTCGCTGCACGTGGAGCCCCTCCCCCGCTGGCACGTCGCCGACGCCTGGGAGGCCCTGCGCGACGCGAGCGACACCACGCTGGCCCGTGACGGGCGTCGCCCCCGCGCCTTCCTGGCGCAGCTGGGTCCCATTCCCGAGCACAAGGCGCGCGGCACCTGGACCGCCAACCTGCTCGCCGCGGGCGGCATCGAGAGCGCCGAGAACGAGGGCTTCGCGGACGCCAGCGCCGCGCTCGCCGCGTACGACGGCAGCGAGGTGGTGGTGTTCGTCGGCAAGGACGAGCGCTACGACGACGCGGTCGAGCTGAGCGACGCCTTCCGCAAGGCCGGCGCCAAGCAGATCGTGGTCGCGGGCAAGGTGCCCGACAAACAAGAGCAGTTCCGCGCCCAGGGCGTGGACACCTTCCTCTACGCGGGCGCCGACGCGCTCGAGACCCTGTCCAAGCTCCACGCGGAGCTGGAGGTGGCGCGATGA
- the scpA gene encoding methylmalonyl-CoA mutase, with product MSSFPDFSTLPFDGVASSSSTASADAWRALAGAAAERTEPTPEGIPVKPVYSAADLEGLTHLGGAPGIAPYVRGPYSSMYVQRPWTIRQYAGFSTAEQSNAFYRRNLAAGQKGLSIAFDLATHRGYDSDNPRVAGDVGMAGVAIDSIKDMRILFDGIPLDQMSVSMTMNGAVLPILALFIVAGEEQGVPPEQLAGTIQNDILKEFMVRNTYIYPPTPSMRIIADIFRYTSEKMPKFNSISISGYHMQEAGASLDLELGYTLADGLEYLRTGIASGLSVDAFAPRLSFFWAIGTNFFMEIAKMRAARLLWANIVKGFDAKNSKSLALRTHCQTSGWSLTAQDVYNNVARTCIEAMAATQGHTQSLHTNSLDEAIALPTDFSARIARNTQLYLQMESGTTRVIDPWGGSYYVERLTHEIAQRAWAHIQEVEELGGMTKAIEKGLPKLRIEEAAARTQARIDSGRQVIVGVNKHVLEKEDALEVLKIENAAVREAQIARLKELRAERDEAALAVKLEALTNAAASGEGNLLELAVDAARQNATVGEISLALEKVYGRHEATIRSIQGVYSSEANKGGDGTDGMEAVRARSAKFGEDHGRRPRILVAKMGQDGHDRGQKVIATAFADLGFDVDIGPLFQTPAETARQAVENDVHVVGASSLAAGHLTLVPELKRELAALGREDIMVVVGGVIPPQDYDELYAAGAAAIFGPGTVISKAALELLDKLDAIVADD from the coding sequence ATGAGCTCCTTCCCCGACTTCAGCACCCTGCCCTTCGACGGCGTCGCCAGCAGCTCCTCCACCGCCAGCGCAGACGCGTGGCGCGCCTTGGCCGGCGCTGCCGCCGAGCGCACCGAGCCGACCCCCGAAGGCATCCCGGTCAAGCCCGTGTACAGCGCGGCGGACCTCGAAGGACTCACGCACCTGGGCGGCGCCCCGGGCATCGCGCCCTACGTGCGCGGCCCCTACTCGAGCATGTACGTCCAGCGCCCCTGGACCATCCGCCAGTACGCGGGCTTCTCCACCGCGGAGCAGAGCAACGCCTTCTACCGCCGCAACCTCGCCGCGGGTCAGAAGGGCCTCAGCATCGCCTTCGACCTCGCGACGCACCGCGGCTACGACTCGGACAACCCGCGCGTGGCGGGCGACGTCGGCATGGCGGGCGTCGCGATCGACTCCATCAAGGACATGCGCATCCTGTTCGACGGCATCCCGCTCGACCAGATGAGCGTCTCCATGACCATGAACGGGGCTGTGCTGCCCATCCTCGCGCTGTTCATCGTGGCGGGCGAGGAGCAGGGCGTGCCGCCCGAGCAACTCGCCGGGACCATCCAGAACGACATCCTCAAGGAGTTCATGGTCCGCAACACGTACATCTACCCGCCCACGCCCTCGATGCGGATCATCGCGGACATCTTCCGCTACACGTCGGAGAAGATGCCCAAGTTCAACAGCATCAGCATCTCCGGCTACCACATGCAGGAGGCTGGGGCGTCGCTGGACCTCGAGCTCGGGTACACGCTGGCAGACGGGCTCGAGTACCTGCGCACGGGCATTGCGTCGGGCCTCTCGGTGGACGCGTTCGCGCCGCGCCTCTCGTTCTTCTGGGCCATCGGCACCAACTTCTTCATGGAGATCGCCAAGATGCGGGCCGCGCGCCTGCTGTGGGCGAACATCGTGAAGGGCTTCGACGCGAAGAACAGCAAGAGCCTGGCGCTGCGCACGCACTGCCAGACCTCGGGCTGGAGCCTCACGGCGCAGGACGTCTACAACAACGTCGCGCGCACCTGCATCGAGGCCATGGCGGCGACCCAGGGGCACACCCAGTCGCTGCACACCAACTCGCTGGACGAGGCCATCGCGCTGCCGACGGACTTCAGCGCGCGCATCGCCCGTAACACGCAGCTCTATCTGCAGATGGAGAGCGGCACCACGCGCGTCATCGACCCGTGGGGCGGCAGCTACTACGTCGAGCGCCTCACGCACGAGATCGCGCAGCGCGCCTGGGCGCACATCCAGGAGGTCGAGGAGCTCGGCGGCATGACCAAGGCCATCGAGAAGGGCCTCCCCAAGCTGCGCATCGAAGAGGCCGCGGCGAGGACGCAGGCGCGCATCGACTCCGGACGTCAGGTCATCGTCGGTGTGAACAAGCACGTGCTCGAGAAGGAGGACGCGCTCGAGGTCCTCAAGATCGAGAACGCGGCGGTGCGCGAGGCGCAGATCGCGCGCCTGAAGGAGCTGCGCGCAGAGCGCGACGAAGCGGCGCTGGCGGTGAAGCTCGAGGCGCTGACCAACGCGGCCGCGTCGGGCGAGGGCAACCTGCTGGAGCTCGCGGTGGACGCCGCCCGCCAGAACGCGACGGTGGGCGAGATCAGCCTCGCCCTCGAGAAGGTCTACGGCCGCCACGAGGCCACCATCCGGAGCATCCAGGGCGTGTACAGCAGCGAGGCCAACAAGGGCGGCGACGGGACCGACGGCATGGAGGCGGTGCGCGCGCGCAGCGCCAAGTTCGGCGAGGATCACGGGCGCCGGCCGCGCATCCTGGTGGCGAAGATGGGCCAGGACGGCCACGACCGCGGTCAGAAGGTCATCGCCACGGCCTTCGCCGACCTGGGCTTCGACGTGGACATCGGGCCGCTGTTCCAGACGCCGGCCGAGACCGCCCGTCAGGCCGTCGAGAACGACGTGCACGTGGTGGGCGCGAGCTCGCTGGCCGCCGGTCACCTGACGCTGGTGCCGGAGCTCAAGCGTGAGCTGGCCGCGCTGGGCCGTGAGGACATCATGGTCGTGGTGGGCGGCGTCATCCCGCCGCAGGACTACGACGAGCTGTACGCGGCGGGCGCCGCGGCCATCTTCGGGCCGGGCACCGTCATCTCGAAGGCGGCCCTCGAGCTGCTGGACAAGCTCGACGCCATCGTGGCGGACGACTGA
- a CDS encoding HRDC domain-containing protein: protein MTTADFEYVDTPEALAGIVEAASAAPTYALDTEFHRETTYFAKVCLVQLAFLDRVVLVDALRVDLRALEPLLAGPGLCVVHACSQDLEILLREVGRAPRRLFDPQIAASFLGMGMPNLGKLVFEGLGRQLRKGAQLADWTRRPLASDELQYAADDVLHLIELTEVLVARLRDRGRLAWCEEECERVRASARVSRDPETAWWKVKGSSSLRPRAAAVAQELLAFRERTAMAMNVPVRRVIPDVAVQAMIDRPPKTAGDLERVRGLDRRALRSHEPGLLAALARGQQLDLAELHQPPAATPATAPPGLIALAMAWASQRADDESIDLPRLAKREDIAAYVSGQPGTPLADGWRHELLGRSLARLMAGDVCLAMDRERIVMIDRRA from the coding sequence ATGACCACGGCCGACTTCGAGTACGTCGACACGCCCGAGGCTCTCGCGGGCATCGTCGAAGCTGCGTCCGCAGCACCCACCTACGCGCTGGACACCGAGTTCCACCGCGAGACCACGTACTTCGCGAAGGTGTGCCTCGTGCAGCTCGCCTTTCTGGACCGCGTGGTGCTCGTCGACGCCCTACGCGTAGACCTGCGGGCGCTCGAGCCGCTGCTCGCAGGTCCAGGCCTCTGCGTGGTTCACGCCTGCTCCCAAGACCTCGAGATTCTCCTGCGCGAGGTGGGGCGGGCCCCGCGCAGGTTGTTCGACCCTCAGATCGCTGCGTCGTTCTTGGGGATGGGGATGCCCAACCTGGGCAAGCTGGTGTTCGAGGGTCTCGGGCGACAGCTCCGCAAGGGCGCACAGCTCGCCGACTGGACGCGCCGGCCGCTCGCGTCCGACGAGCTGCAATACGCCGCCGATGACGTGCTGCACCTGATCGAGCTCACGGAGGTGCTCGTCGCGCGTCTGCGTGACCGCGGGCGCCTGGCTTGGTGCGAGGAGGAGTGCGAGCGTGTGCGAGCGAGCGCGCGTGTGTCGCGTGACCCCGAGACGGCTTGGTGGAAGGTGAAGGGCAGCTCGTCTTTGCGCCCCCGCGCCGCCGCGGTGGCGCAAGAGCTGCTGGCGTTTCGAGAACGTACGGCGATGGCGATGAACGTCCCCGTGCGGCGCGTGATCCCGGACGTCGCCGTGCAAGCCATGATCGACCGGCCTCCCAAGACGGCGGGTGACCTCGAGCGCGTGCGCGGGCTGGATCGGCGCGCGCTGCGGTCCCACGAGCCCGGACTGTTGGCGGCGCTCGCGCGGGGTCAGCAGCTGGACCTCGCCGAGCTGCATCAGCCCCCGGCCGCGACACCCGCCACCGCGCCACCTGGGCTGATCGCGCTGGCGATGGCGTGGGCCAGTCAGCGAGCCGACGACGAGAGCATCGACCTGCCGCGCTTGGCCAAGCGAGAGGACATCGCCGCGTACGTGTCCGGACAGCCCGGCACGCCCCTCGCGGACGGGTGGCGCCACGAGCTCCTCGGCCGCTCGCTCGCGCGCCTCATGGCCGGCGACGTGTGTCTCGCGATGGACCGTGAGCGGATCGTCATGATTGATCGGCGCGCATGA
- a CDS encoding DUF2339 domain-containing protein: protein MFLVVAGLVAASANRQRRNETAALRVDLDQLHVRHMALLQKLTALEAREGPVATEVPTEVGRIPTAQRVDTSPLGTPASTSAVVGVSRVPSNDAGATPETAASTAVGSEPLAASLTVPPDLVASTANVPSEEPQPSASMDARGEGDLTSPGAVVRVDQPPTVETGEVAQSAPEAGSTAVGPAHGPSGAGGRAPSPPGANAPPPRKGPGLEEWLGVRGIALVGALTLVIAGVYFFRYSVEHGLITPAMRVIVGLILGVACIGASEKPLRARHELLANFIAGAGVALLYLASWASAALYDLVPRPLAFGLMGVTTAACCALALRHKAQSIALIGLLGGFVTPISLSTGQDRPLALFGYLLLLDVALLAVAQRTRWGLLALLSVLGTFVYQLGWIMGRMGAERVWWGVVIIALFTSVFALGTVLAGRRAAAGAPADGAPRPLETLMAQATQALALLLPFLFPLFFATHRDLRMDLWPTLVLVSALTVGAGVVALATRAFWIQVAAAAAGGVTLLMHVVASHEAALGGAFCALIAALTLVHAGVVLRFVRTEGRAQAAPSSDTPSPLGLSFQPSHAAVLFAVAASFALLMGAERVLPLAGTLTALLIVITSLGVAAASPLRWLAALVAPLATVSVAALHVTQGALPGRPSEWVWLVLTIAPVLGANVGVLVRDVEKRSPLDHAAGIAALVFAVHLTVLPPGVPVTVGLFAVAAAVALVAVWLPLARSGAGASFGWVVLALSIRAAWLDGHESIASAEGSWLTVLVLVAAGATCVPMLALGARARASRGLYRGSALAMPLFFLPILEAYRDVFGRHTDGIPAVLSSAVVLTMLAVSRVRAPATVRVSAMAWPAATALGFASVAIPLQLENEWVTVGWALLGAGLLALFRRIDHAGLKYFALLHFAAVGVRLLLNPYVLEYHPVSAWPFVNWLAYTYLVPAAAACLGFMWLRDIEIARRRPFEASLMPKQVTLLANALGVLAVAIGFAWVNLTIIDAFAPEGPLELDFDRRPARDLTLSLAWAVYGAGLLGLGMWRKSTSLRGLSLCLVMLTIGKVFLVDLGNLQDLYRVASLVGLAFSLIIISLAYRRFVFPPAATSEQEGGPT, encoded by the coding sequence ATGTTTCTCGTCGTGGCTGGACTGGTCGCGGCGAGCGCAAACCGGCAGCGCCGGAACGAGACCGCGGCGCTGCGTGTCGATCTCGATCAGCTGCACGTGCGCCACATGGCGCTGCTGCAGAAGCTGACGGCGCTTGAGGCGCGCGAGGGACCTGTGGCGACGGAGGTGCCGACCGAGGTGGGGCGTATCCCCACGGCGCAACGGGTGGACACGTCGCCCCTGGGCACCCCGGCTTCCACGTCCGCCGTGGTCGGCGTCTCCAGAGTCCCGTCGAACGACGCGGGCGCCACGCCCGAAACAGCCGCCTCGACCGCGGTCGGATCGGAGCCGCTCGCGGCGTCCCTGACGGTGCCGCCCGACCTCGTGGCCTCCACGGCGAACGTGCCGTCGGAGGAACCGCAGCCCTCGGCGTCGATGGACGCGCGGGGTGAGGGCGACCTGACCTCGCCGGGAGCTGTGGTGCGCGTCGACCAGCCGCCCACGGTCGAGACGGGAGAGGTGGCGCAGTCGGCGCCGGAGGCCGGCTCGACGGCCGTTGGGCCTGCCCATGGGCCATCAGGCGCTGGGGGGCGCGCGCCCTCACCGCCTGGGGCGAACGCGCCACCACCCCGCAAGGGGCCTGGGCTCGAAGAGTGGCTCGGCGTGCGTGGCATCGCGCTCGTCGGCGCGCTGACGCTGGTGATCGCCGGCGTGTACTTCTTCCGTTACTCGGTCGAGCACGGGCTCATCACCCCCGCCATGCGCGTCATCGTCGGGCTGATCCTGGGCGTCGCCTGCATCGGCGCGTCCGAGAAGCCGCTGCGGGCACGGCACGAGCTGCTCGCGAACTTCATCGCCGGTGCTGGCGTCGCGCTGCTCTATCTCGCGAGCTGGGCCAGCGCGGCGCTGTACGACCTCGTGCCGCGGCCCCTGGCGTTCGGGTTGATGGGCGTGACCACGGCGGCTTGCTGCGCGTTGGCGCTGCGGCACAAGGCCCAGAGCATCGCGTTGATCGGTCTGCTCGGCGGCTTCGTGACGCCCATCTCGTTGTCCACGGGGCAGGACCGTCCGCTCGCCTTGTTCGGCTACCTGCTGCTGCTGGACGTGGCCCTGCTGGCCGTGGCGCAGCGCACGCGCTGGGGCTTGCTGGCGCTGCTCAGCGTGCTGGGCACGTTCGTGTACCAGCTCGGATGGATCATGGGTCGCATGGGGGCCGAGCGCGTGTGGTGGGGCGTGGTCATCATCGCGCTCTTCACCTCCGTGTTCGCGCTGGGGACCGTGCTCGCGGGGCGGCGGGCCGCAGCGGGAGCGCCCGCAGATGGTGCGCCGCGGCCGCTCGAGACGCTCATGGCGCAGGCCACCCAGGCCCTTGCCCTCCTGCTGCCGTTCCTGTTCCCGCTGTTCTTCGCGACGCACCGTGACCTGCGCATGGACCTCTGGCCCACGCTGGTCCTCGTCAGCGCGCTGACCGTGGGGGCAGGCGTGGTCGCGCTCGCGACGCGCGCGTTCTGGATCCAGGTGGCTGCTGCGGCGGCGGGCGGCGTCACGCTGTTGATGCACGTCGTGGCCTCGCACGAGGCCGCGCTCGGCGGAGCCTTCTGCGCGCTGATCGCGGCGCTGACGTTGGTCCATGCGGGGGTGGTGCTGCGTTTCGTCCGCACCGAAGGGCGAGCACAGGCCGCGCCCTCGTCGGACACGCCGAGTCCCCTCGGCCTCTCGTTCCAGCCCAGTCACGCCGCGGTGTTGTTCGCGGTCGCCGCCTCGTTCGCGCTGCTCATGGGCGCCGAGCGGGTGCTTCCCCTCGCTGGGACCCTCACCGCGCTCCTCATCGTGATCACGAGCTTGGGCGTCGCCGCGGCGTCACCGCTGCGCTGGCTGGCCGCGTTGGTCGCGCCGCTGGCCACGGTGTCGGTCGCTGCGCTGCACGTGACGCAAGGGGCGCTGCCAGGACGACCGAGCGAGTGGGTGTGGCTGGTGCTCACCATCGCGCCCGTGCTCGGCGCGAACGTGGGGGTGCTGGTGCGCGACGTCGAGAAGCGCTCTCCGCTCGACCACGCGGCGGGTATCGCCGCGCTCGTGTTCGCGGTGCACCTGACCGTGCTCCCGCCTGGCGTCCCGGTCACGGTGGGGCTGTTCGCCGTGGCGGCCGCGGTCGCCCTCGTCGCGGTCTGGTTGCCCCTCGCGCGCTCGGGGGCAGGCGCCTCCTTCGGTTGGGTCGTGCTCGCGCTCTCCATCCGCGCCGCCTGGCTGGATGGGCACGAGAGCATCGCCAGCGCAGAGGGGTCGTGGCTGACCGTCCTCGTGCTGGTGGCCGCGGGCGCCACCTGCGTACCGATGCTGGCGTTGGGGGCGCGGGCACGCGCGTCGCGCGGGCTCTACCGTGGGAGCGCGCTGGCCATGCCGCTGTTCTTCTTGCCCATCCTCGAGGCCTACCGCGACGTGTTCGGGCGCCACACGGACGGCATCCCCGCCGTGCTGTCCAGCGCCGTCGTGCTCACGATGCTGGCCGTGTCGCGCGTCCGAGCGCCTGCGACGGTGCGCGTCTCCGCAATGGCGTGGCCGGCCGCGACAGCCCTCGGCTTCGCCAGCGTGGCCATCCCGCTGCAGCTGGAGAACGAGTGGGTCACCGTGGGCTGGGCGCTGCTGGGCGCCGGTCTGCTCGCGCTCTTCCGGCGTATCGATCACGCCGGGCTCAAGTACTTCGCGCTGCTGCACTTCGCGGCCGTCGGGGTGCGCCTCCTGCTGAACCCCTACGTGCTGGAGTACCACCCGGTGTCCGCCTGGCCGTTCGTCAACTGGCTGGCCTACACCTACCTCGTGCCCGCCGCGGCCGCCTGCCTGGGGTTCATGTGGCTGCGCGACATCGAGATCGCGCGAAGGCGCCCGTTCGAGGCCAGCCTGATGCCCAAGCAAGTCACGCTGTTGGCCAACGCGCTCGGTGTGCTCGCCGTGGCCATCGGGTTCGCGTGGGTCAACCTCACCATCATCGACGCCTTCGCGCCCGAGGGCCCGCTCGAGCTCGACTTCGATCGGCGCCCGGCGCGCGACCTCACGCTCAGCCTCGCGTGGGCGGTCTACGGCGCTGGCCTCCTGGGGCTCGGCATGTGGCGCAAGAGCACCTCGCTGCGTGGCCTCAGCCTGTGCCTGGTGATGCTCACCATCGGGAAGGTCTTCCTGGTGGACCTCGGCAACCTGCAGGACCTCTACCGCGTCGCGTCCCTGGTGGGCCTCGCGTTCTCTCTCATCATCATCTCGCTAGCGTACCGCCGCTTCGTGTTCCCCCCTGCGGCCACGAGCGAGCAGGAAGGTGGACCGACATGA
- the meaB gene encoding methylmalonyl Co-A mutase-associated GTPase MeaB: MATRKRLSVDDYVAGFRAGDRAVLARAITLVESDAPRHVALAQEVLTALLPQTGGARRVGISGVPGVGKSTFIDAFGTLLTQQGLSVAVLAIDPSSSVTGGSILGDKTRMAKLSRDDKAFIRPSPTSGTLGGVHRKTRETMLLCEAFGFDVVLIETVGVGQSETVVADMVDFYLVLMLAGAGDELQGIKRGILEVADMLAINKADGENEIYAKRARVEYETALHLMRGHGGSWHPPVLTCSALLGVGLAELWAKVEEHHKKLSATGELEARRQKQLVRWMWNMIEERLMSELHAAPAVRALLPTLEQQLRGGQVTATTAATAVLDAFEHHKTHA, encoded by the coding sequence GTGGCCACGCGCAAGCGCCTGAGCGTCGACGACTACGTGGCGGGCTTCCGAGCGGGTGACCGCGCGGTGCTCGCGCGCGCCATCACGCTGGTGGAGAGCGACGCCCCGCGGCACGTCGCGCTCGCGCAGGAGGTGCTCACCGCGCTCCTGCCGCAGACTGGCGGCGCGCGGCGCGTGGGCATCAGCGGCGTGCCGGGCGTGGGCAAGAGCACGTTCATCGACGCCTTCGGCACCCTGCTCACCCAGCAGGGGCTGAGCGTGGCCGTGCTGGCGATCGACCCGAGCAGCAGCGTCACCGGCGGGAGCATCCTCGGGGACAAGACGCGCATGGCGAAGCTGTCGCGCGACGACAAGGCCTTCATCCGCCCTTCCCCCACCAGCGGCACGCTGGGCGGCGTCCACCGCAAGACGCGCGAGACCATGCTGCTGTGCGAGGCCTTCGGCTTCGACGTGGTGCTGATCGAGACCGTCGGCGTGGGCCAGTCCGAGACGGTGGTGGCCGACATGGTGGACTTCTACCTGGTGCTCATGCTCGCGGGCGCGGGCGACGAGCTGCAGGGCATCAAGCGCGGCATCCTCGAGGTGGCCGACATGCTGGCCATCAACAAGGCCGACGGCGAGAACGAGATCTACGCCAAGCGCGCGCGGGTGGAGTACGAGACGGCCCTGCACTTGATGCGCGGGCACGGAGGCTCGTGGCACCCGCCCGTGCTCACCTGCAGCGCGCTGCTGGGTGTGGGGCTCGCCGAGCTCTGGGCCAAGGTCGAGGAGCACCACAAAAAGCTGAGCGCGACCGGCGAGCTGGAGGCCCGCCGGCAGAAGCAGCTGGTGCGCTGGATGTGGAACATGATCGAGGAGCGGCTCATGTCCGAGCTGCACGCGGCCCCCGCCGTGCGCGCCTTGCTGCCCACGCTGGAGCAGCAGCTGCGCGGCGGTCAGGTGACGGCGACCACCGCCGCCACCGCCGTCCTCGACGCCTTCGAGCACCACAAGACCCACGCGTAG